AAATTTTTATAGATAGCGTTAAATTTTTCAAGACGGGTTTTTTGGTCAACGTTTAAAACTTGATCGCTCCCAGTCGAGAGTGTATGCACATCACGGAACCAAACCTGCAGCAGTAAAAGCAACTGTTCGATTTCAGCCCGATCGTTTTCTTTTGTCATTTTTTCTATTTCCTCTGAAATCTTCACAGTGTTTTGAGTAAGAATGATCGCCAAAAAATCCACAAGCTGATTCCGTTTTGCATTCAAATTAGTTTGCATTAACTGCAAAGCGTGCGTGTAACTTCCATTTGATAGACGTGAGATGATTTTGCTCTGCTGTTCATCTAAGTTTTCGCGACTTTGAAGTGCGTCAGATATTTCATCTTCCTTTAAATCTTCAAATCGAATTAATTGGCATCGTGAAATAATTGTGGGAAGTAATGCGTCTTTGTTCGATGTTGTGAGAATCAATACGGTTTCGCCCAGAGGTTCTTCAAGGGTTTTTAATAACGCATTAGACGATTGTTCATTCATTTTTTCTGCATCGAAGATTATGATTACTTTCCTTCCTTGCGATAAAACACTGAGTGCAGATTTTTTCCTTATTTCCCTGATGCTTGTAATTTTTATGAAATTGGCTCTTTCAATTGAGATTTTATGATAAGGATTCTTGGCTTTAGCTGCTAACTCGGAATAAACTTGTGAAAGTTCTTCTGGCGTTAATTTTTCGAGTGGAAAATCATCGGATAATTCACTCTTACCTACCGGAAGAGGAAACACGAGGTGAACATTAGGGTGTTGAAGGATACTAACCTTATGACAATCGGGGCAAGAATTGCAGGAATCGGTTAATGCAGTTTTACAATTAAGGATTTTTGCGATTTGAATGGCTGCCGCATCTTTGCCAACACCGTCGCCACCGTATAAAAGCAACGAATGTGGTAAACGATTTTGTTCGAGATGCTTTTGAATTATTCTCTTAGCTCGATTTTGTCCTATAACTATATCCCAGCTCATATTAGAATGCGTGTCCAATTCCGAAATTTAAAACTCCATTATAGAGTGTTTCGTTAAAAAATTTTTTCTGATAGATCCATTTTTTCCCTGCAATTTCCATCGGGTCGTAAACTCTAATCCCGAAATCAAACCTCACCGGTCCAACAAAAGTATCGTATCTGATACCTACTCCGGAAGCAATTGCTACATCTTTGATGTTTACGTCTTTGAAATTATTCCACAGGTTCCCATAATCTAAAAAATAAACAGCCCATAAGTTTTCCAGATTTAAAATCCATAATTTCCCAAATCCGCGCATGTGGTTTATGCGAAGTTCGGTGTTACCTTCAAATAGGAAATTTCCACCTAATGGGATTTCGCGTTGCAGCATTGAGCCAAGCTCACGATTTTTCCAACCACGCACGCTTCCACTTCCTCCTGCAAAAAATCTCCTATTCAATGGAATTGATATATTTTGATTTAGTTTGCTTTCACCATATTTATCCTGATATCCGGCTTTCAGTTTTACAGCTAAAATATTAAATTTTGTCCGCGATAAATCTTTATACCACCTTCCAAATAAAGTTACCTTGTAGTATTGAGTGAATGGAAGTGACTGCTGAATAGTTTTTAAAACATTTTGGAGAATTCCTGACTCCTCAATGGATGCGGCATGAAAAAAACCTTCTGTTGGTGAAAACATATCGTTGGTTTTATCCCTCTGCAAAGTAAAACTCAGAATAGAGTTAAACTGCGGTTGCTCCTCTTGCTTCAAACGGGTGATGCTCAATCCTGTTTTAATCGTATCCTCGATCCAATTAACGTCCGATCGTTCTAATATCCAATCAATAAATCCGGTTGTATAAGTAGCAAATTGATTAATCAACCCGATTTTATTTCGAACGAGTGTAACAAAGTAAAAGTTTTTTTTATCAGCGATTAACGATAATGACCACGTTCCATTTAGTGTACGTGTGAAAAGGTAAGGTTGAATTATCTGAAAATTCAAATCTACTTTACCCTGGACTGAATTGTCTTTCAAGCCGTACTTACCGAAAACCCTTCCAAAATTCCACTCTTGCACTGATTGCGTATTGAAACGTAATCGTAAATTAAAATTCCGGGCATCACCAAGAAAATTTCGGTTGGTATATCCAAGACCTAAACCCAAATTAAATACGTTATCTTCATCCGATAGAATTACTTCGGGGGCAATTTCGTGTTTATCTCTTGGCTTCACACGAACGCTAATCGGGAGCAAATCGCCAATCGTAGTAACAGCAATTTCCGGAATCTCAACTCGGGCTGCCTCAAACAAACCTAACCTGTTTAAATTCCTTTCAGATGATATTACTTTATTTTTACTTATTAACTCTCCCGATTTAAAATCTAAATGTTTTGTAATAATCTTATTTGTTATATCCTCACGAGGGGGTTCAACAACTATACTTAATTCTCCGAATTTATATTTTTTACCGGGGAGTATTGCATACGTGATTTTAAATCTGTTAGTCGAGAAGTATCTGATTGCAGTTGAACTTTCGGGCAGTATAGTAACCAGAGGATATCCACTGTTTGAAATAATCTCAGTTATTCTTGTGGCTTCGTCGTTGATTTTAGATTTTTCGTAAGGACTTCCTACTTTAATCTTTGGTTCCAAGAATATTTCATTCAGCACCTTTTGATCTATACTTTCAATCCCTCTGTATTCTACGGTATCGATATACGATCGTTCATTTTCATCTATCTTCAAATCAATTTTGATTACAGTAGTGTCGGAATTGTATGAATACGATGAAGCGGCATTCAGATTAAAGAATCCATAATCGTGATAGAGTTGTTTCAAGCGTTCAATATCAGAATAATAAACATCTTGATAAAAATATTCTGTTTGTCTTCCAAATTTTTCGCCAAATATGTTATACAAGAATTTTGAAAAAGCGCCTGGTGATATTTTTGTAATAAAAGTTTCTAAAATTGTTTTATCATCAAAGAACTTATTACCCGATAATTCAATATTATTTACTTCAAGAGGCTTCTCTGATACTACATCTTGAGAAAACAACGGAAGGGAAAACAAATAGATTAATACGAGTAAATAAATACTAATTCTGCAATGGTAATTATATTTGATTAAAAATATCAAGTGGGTTCAGTTTATAAAAAAACCCATCCGGTTGAACAAGATGGGTTTCTTAGTAAAGGTTTATAAAATTTATTAAGATTCAAATCTAATATTCATTTTCGTCTTCAAAGAAAAAATCTTGATCCGAGGGAAAGTCGACCCATATATCTTCCATACTTTCATACGGTTCGTCGGAGTCTTCAAGTTCCTGCAGATTTTCAATAACTTCGATCGGCGCACCGATTCGATTCGCGTAATCGATTAATTCTTCTTTAGTAGCGGGCCAGGGCGCATCGTCTAAATGTGCAGCGAGTTCCAAAGTCCAAATCATAAAATAATTCTCCTTATTAAAATATTAACGCTTTGAAATATTTCTGACATATTCATTCACAGATAGATTGTCTAAAAAGTAATCAATAGGATTTTGTTTGACACCTCTGTAGTGGACTTCGTAATGTAAATGGGGCCCACTTACTAATCCGGTTCTTCCACTTTTTGCAATCAGGTCGCCACGTTTAACCTTTGCACCCGAACGGACAAGTACCTTCGATAAATGAGCATACAAAGTTTGATAACCAAAGCCGTGATTGATAACTGCAACGATACCATAACCGCCACCGCTGCGTCCACCAAATTCGACTGAACCATCGCCGGCTGCATATACCGGTGTACCAACGTCATTGATGATATCCAAACCTTCGTGCTTACGGAAGAAACCGAGAACCGGATGCATTCTTTTTCCGAAACCACCGATTGAATGATATCCGTCCATCGGTTTTAATGCCGGAAGTGCTGCAAAAAGTTTCTGATTGTAATTATACTTTTGAAGAACTTTCGCGTAACTTTCGCTTTGCTGATTTATTTCCCTGCTCAGTTTATCGGCAATGTCGTTTATCTGACTGAGAGCGTTTTCACTATTATTCAAAATTTGTTTAGAATCAAATTTAAATATACTACCGCCAACGCCAACCTTCAACTCATCCGTATCCAGTTTAGGAATATCAACCAGTAATCTGAGATAATCGCCTTGAGTATTAATCTTGTCGATGTCAGTTTTAAATTCTTCAAATCTTTGTGTTAAAGATGATATTTGAGATCTTAAAACTTTGTTTTCATCTACAATTTTATTAATTCGATCATAACCGAGATTTAAAAAATCGTAAATAATATAATTTCCACTAAAGATTATACTCACGATCAAGACCACACTCGAAAGTATCGTAACTATGGTTTTAAAACCAAAGTGCTTTACCTCCTTATAAGTAAGGTCTTTTTCGGAAAAATAGAAATATTTACGGTTCTTAAAAATCAATATAAAATGTGTTTTATTTAGTTAATTTGCCTTCCCATCAACGATTTTAAAATAAAAGTTGATGAAATAAGCTGTTTTCAAACAAAGTTACAATACTTTTTTGCTAATTATATATAAAAAAAAATCATTTGTCAAGAGTAATTTCACTTTTTTGGAATTTTTATTCAAAATCGTGTTCAAAGTAGTTTATTGCTCTATCGCCTAATCGCTTACTTTTTTCATCAATCACTGCCTCCAGACGTTTAGCAAATTCCTTGGCGGCATCGTATCCATAATGCTTTAGCAAGTAATTCATCGCTATAACTTCGCAAATTACAGTTACATTTTTGCCGGGGAATATTGGTAATTTTACGTGCAACAGTTCGACTCCGACAATTTCGATGCCTTCAGTATCCAGGCCTGTGCGTGTATAGTCCTCGTCCGGATTCCAATCTGTAAGTTCGATTACAACTTCTACTCTTTTTTGAAATCGAATAGCCCTGATACCGAACATCGAACGAACATCAATCAAACCGAGACCACGGATTTCCATAAAATGTTTTACGATATCCGAACCGGCGCCCATTAAAATTCCTTCGCCTTTCCGTGTTATCATAACCACATCGTCTGCAACAAGCCGGTGGCCCCTTTCTACTAAATCAAGAGCAATCTCGCTTTTGCCAATACCTGATCTTCCCATTAAAAGAACACCGATTCCATAAACATCAACGAACGACCCATGAACTGCGGCTTGTACAGAAAATTGGTCGTCCAAAAAATCACTCAAAAAATAAATGAATTTTGTTGTCTCCAAAGATGTTTGCATAACTGCAATCTTTTTTTCTGTCGCCAATTGAACCAGTTCATCGCCGAGGACGTTGCTGCTGGTTACTACAATACAGGGAATATCAAATTCTATTATTCTTTTGAACGATTTGATACGATCTTCAAGCGATAGATGCCTCAAGTATTTAACTTCGGTATTTCCAAAAATTTGCACCCTGTTGTAAGAAAACAAATCGACATAACCTGCTAAAGGTAATCCGGGGCGATGAAAATTTTTATCAATGATTTCTTTTTCAAAACTAGTCTCACCGTTGAGTAATGTTAAAGCAAGTCTCTCTTTGTTCGATTCGTACAAATAACCGACAGTGATACTCTTTTTGCGGGTTTCTTTGACTTCTAATTTCATATTAGAATTTCCTTTTGAATTCCCTAACCTGCTGCTTATTTTTTCCGCGTACTTTAGATTTTATTTTTGAGAGTTGCTTTTCTAATTTCAGGACGGTTTGATCAATCGACTTAAAAAAGTTTTCCGATTTTTCAGTTGCAACAATATCGTGCCTGTAAAGATGTAAACTCATATCAACAATTTTTGAATTATTGTCGGACCCCTCCTGGCTGAATGTTGCATTACAGCGAAGGATTCCATCGAAATGATTACTTAGTTTATTTATTTCTGCGATTGCATGCTCTTTTACATTTGAATGCAGTCGAACTTTGCGTGCAGTAATATGTACGTCCATTTGTATTCCTTTCTTTTTGTTTACGATTTTGGATGAGCTTGATCGTATATACTCTTTAACCGATCAATAGTTACATGTGTATATATTTGAGTCGTTGATAAACTCTCGTGTCCTAATAATTCTTTTACCGCCTTTAAGTCGGCTCCTCGATTCAATAAATGTGTGGCGAAGGTGTGCCGAAGAACGTGCGGACTTTTTTTCTCGATATCAGAAACCTGTTGAATATAGTGGTTTACAATATTATACACTCCTTTGGGATACATACGCTTTCCACGATTCGAAATAAAAACTGAACGACGTTCTTTTTCAGACGTCGTTTCTGAAAATAATTCCTCACGTCTCAGCAGGTATTTTTTCAATGCTGACTTTGCTTTTTCTCCAAAGGGAGTAATTCGGACTTTTCTACCCTTTCCGATAACTTTCAGTGTTTTATTGTACCAATCGATGTTTTCAAAATTCAACTGTATCAATTCGTTAAGCCGGATGCCTGTGCTGTATAAAAGCTCCAACAACGCTTTATCCCGCAAACCTGTTACAGCCGCTTCATTCGGAAGTTCTAACATTTTGATCATCGCTGATTCATCCAAAAATGAGGGTAATTTTTTAGGAATTTTTGGAGTTGCGATGTTTATAGTCGGATTCGATTTAATTATTTTTTTTCTGTGTAAATATTTGCAAAAAGAACGTACCGAAGATAGTTTTCTGGCAATACTTTTTTTTGATATTCCATTCTCAATCAGATCGCCTAAAAAAAGTCGTATCGTTAGATTGTCAATAGTATTTAATTGATATTTTTCAGAAGAAAAATGTTTTGTGAAAAACGAGTTCAGTTGTAACAAGTCGTCCTCGTAAGATGACACTGTATTGGAGGAATAGTTTTTTTCGAATTTCAGATAATCTAAAAACGATGTAATATGATCTATCATATCAAATTAGCTTGCTTCAGCTTCTACAACAGTTATTTCGATTTTGGCTTTGCAACTTGGACATACGTGATGTGTGCCGGTTTTTTGTGAGTATTTTTCGACTAAATATGCTGATCCACAAACTTCACAAGGTTTATCAACCGGTTTATTCCACGATGCGAAATCGCACTCCGGGTATTTTGAACAACCATAGAAGATTCGTTTACTTTTTGTTTTTCTTTCTATCAAATTACCAACTTTACATTTTGGGCATTTCATCGGCATCGAGATAGGTTTTGTATTTGTGCAAGTAGGATAATTTGAACAACCGAGGAATGTTCCAAATTTGCTGGAACGAACGAGCATATCGCCACCGCATTTTTCGCATTTCATACCTTCGAGGTGTTCGTGTTTAGCCAAATCATCATCAATGGGTTTTGTATTTTTGCATCCGGGATATCCGCTGCACGCTTTAAACCTACCGTTGCGCCCCCATTTAATTACCATTGGTTTTTCGCATAATTTACAAGGTTCTTCAGTTATTTCTTGCAACGATTTTTTAATTTCAGTAGCCAGTTTAACCCGTTTTTCCAATGCTTTGCTGAATGGGATGTAAAAATCGTCCATCACTTTTTTGTATGTCCGTTTACCCGAAGCAATTGTATCTAATTCTTCTTCCATCTTCGCAGTAAACTTTACATTTAAAACTTCGGGGAAATTTTGCCCCAACAATCGGTTAACACTCATCCCTAATTCGAGTGCAAACAATTTTCTCTCTCTCTGTTCAACATACTTGCGGTCAACTATTGTACTAACTATCATAGCGTAAGTGCTCGGACGCCCAATCCCATAAGCTTCCAAATCTTTGACCAAACTGCTTTCGTTATATCGAGGCGGTGGCTTTGTGAAATGCTGTTTGGGAATCATACTTAATAATTGAGCATTATCGTTGATATGAAGATGAGCCGGAATCTTTGAAACAGGATCGGCATCGGGTGTAACTCCGTTTTCTTCTTGTATGTCGTCGTAAACTTGCAAGAAACCTCTGAACTTAGGCGTCGTTCCGGTCGCTCGAAATAAATATTCGCCACCACTTAATTCAACAGTAACTTGATCAAATTCGGCTGATGACATTTGTGAAGCTACAAAACGATTCCAGATAAGTTCATATAAACTATACAAATCTTTATTATGAAGATATTTTTTAATTGTTTTGGGATTGTACTTCATAATTGTCGGACGAATTGCTTCGTGAGCATCTTGGGAAGCTTTAACCTTTTTGAATTGGCGTGCTTCTTTGGGTAAATAATCGCCACCATAATTGTTAAAAATAAATTCGCGAACAGCAGCAAT
Above is a genomic segment from Bacteroidota bacterium containing:
- a CDS encoding DNA polymerase III subunit delta', which translates into the protein MSWDIVIGQNRAKRIIQKHLEQNRLPHSLLLYGGDGVGKDAAAIQIAKILNCKTALTDSCNSCPDCHKVSILQHPNVHLVFPLPVGKSELSDDFPLEKLTPEELSQVYSELAAKAKNPYHKISIERANFIKITSIREIRKKSALSVLSQGRKVIIIFDAEKMNEQSSNALLKTLEEPLGETVLILTTSNKDALLPTIISRCQLIRFEDLKEDEISDALQSRENLDEQQSKIISRLSNGSYTHALQLMQTNLNAKRNQLVDFLAIILTQNTVKISEEIEKMTKENDRAEIEQLLLLLQVWFRDVHTLSTGSDQVLNVDQKTRLEKFNAIYKNFDIYAVFKEIEKALLLLKKNVYIKLIITVMVIKIRRIILVKN
- the raiA gene encoding ribosome-associated translation inhibitor RaiA, translated to MDVHITARKVRLHSNVKEHAIAEINKLSNHFDGILRCNATFSQEGSDNNSKIVDMSLHLYRHDIVATEKSENFFKSIDQTVLKLEKQLSKIKSKVRGKNKQQVREFKRKF
- a CDS encoding DUF2795 domain-containing protein: MIWTLELAAHLDDAPWPATKEELIDYANRIGAPIEVIENLQELEDSDEPYESMEDIWVDFPSDQDFFFEDENEY
- a CDS encoding M23 family metallopeptidase, which encodes MIFKNRKYFYFSEKDLTYKEVKHFGFKTIVTILSSVVLIVSIIFSGNYIIYDFLNLGYDRINKIVDENKVLRSQISSLTQRFEEFKTDIDKINTQGDYLRLLVDIPKLDTDELKVGVGGSIFKFDSKQILNNSENALSQINDIADKLSREINQQSESYAKVLQKYNYNQKLFAALPALKPMDGYHSIGGFGKRMHPVLGFFRKHEGLDIINDVGTPVYAAGDGSVEFGGRSGGGYGIVAVINHGFGYQTLYAHLSKVLVRSGAKVKRGDLIAKSGRTGLVSGPHLHYEVHYRGVKQNPIDYFLDNLSVNEYVRNISKR
- the hprK gene encoding HPr(Ser) kinase/phosphatase, with the translated sequence MKLEVKETRKKSITVGYLYESNKERLALTLLNGETSFEKEIIDKNFHRPGLPLAGYVDLFSYNRVQIFGNTEVKYLRHLSLEDRIKSFKRIIEFDIPCIVVTSSNVLGDELVQLATEKKIAVMQTSLETTKFIYFLSDFLDDQFSVQAAVHGSFVDVYGIGVLLMGRSGIGKSEIALDLVERGHRLVADDVVMITRKGEGILMGAGSDIVKHFMEIRGLGLIDVRSMFGIRAIRFQKRVEVVIELTDWNPDEDYTRTGLDTEGIEIVGVELLHVKLPIFPGKNVTVICEVIAMNYLLKHYGYDAAKEFAKRLEAVIDEKSKRLGDRAINYFEHDFE
- the xerC gene encoding tyrosine recombinase XerC, translated to MIDHITSFLDYLKFEKNYSSNTVSSYEDDLLQLNSFFTKHFSSEKYQLNTIDNLTIRLFLGDLIENGISKKSIARKLSSVRSFCKYLHRKKIIKSNPTINIATPKIPKKLPSFLDESAMIKMLELPNEAAVTGLRDKALLELLYSTGIRLNELIQLNFENIDWYNKTLKVIGKGRKVRITPFGEKAKSALKKYLLRREELFSETTSEKERRSVFISNRGKRMYPKGVYNIVNHYIQQVSDIEKKSPHVLRHTFATHLLNRGADLKAVKELLGHESLSTTQIYTHVTIDRLKSIYDQAHPKS
- the topA gene encoding type I DNA topoisomerase, which produces MNKSLVIVESPSKSKTVKKYLGKNFTVEASVGHIKNLPKNKLSVDVDNDYKPNFELIERKEEVVKKLCRLSSEVDAVYLATDPDREGEAIAYDIAEEIQKHNKNIYRVLFHEITESGINEAMKNPHKIDQHLVDSQRARRAMDRIVGYKISPFLWKTFYYGLSAGRVQSVALRLICDREELIQSFMSEEYWSITGEFKTDKSEPFFAKLVQVTGQEPRISDETTATGYVNELSNQQYKISNLQKKVVKRNPPAPFITSTIQQEAASRLGFSAKKTMQLAQNLYEGVEIGEDGLVGLITYMRTDSTRLSTDSIAAVREFIFNNYGGDYLPKEARQFKKVKASQDAHEAIRPTIMKYNPKTIKKYLHNKDLYSLYELIWNRFVASQMSSAEFDQVTVELSGGEYLFRATGTTPKFRGFLQVYDDIQEENGVTPDADPVSKIPAHLHINDNAQLLSMIPKQHFTKPPPRYNESSLVKDLEAYGIGRPSTYAMIVSTIVDRKYVEQRERKLFALELGMSVNRLLGQNFPEVLNVKFTAKMEEELDTIASGKRTYKKVMDDFYIPFSKALEKRVKLATEIKKSLQEITEEPCKLCEKPMVIKWGRNGRFKACSGYPGCKNTKPIDDDLAKHEHLEGMKCEKCGGDMLVRSSKFGTFLGCSNYPTCTNTKPISMPMKCPKCKVGNLIERKTKSKRIFYGCSKYPECDFASWNKPVDKPCEVCGSAYLVEKYSQKTGTHHVCPSCKAKIEITVVEAEAS
- a CDS encoding BamA/TamA family outer membrane protein: MFSQDVVSEKPLEVNNIELSGNKFFDDKTILETFITKISPGAFSKFLYNIFGEKFGRQTEYFYQDVYYSDIERLKQLYHDYGFFNLNAASSYSYNSDTTVIKIDLKIDENERSYIDTVEYRGIESIDQKVLNEIFLEPKIKVGSPYEKSKINDEATRITEIISNSGYPLVTILPESSTAIRYFSTNRFKITYAILPGKKYKFGELSIVVEPPREDITNKIITKHLDFKSGELISKNKVISSERNLNRLGLFEAARVEIPEIAVTTIGDLLPISVRVKPRDKHEIAPEVILSDEDNVFNLGLGLGYTNRNFLGDARNFNLRLRFNTQSVQEWNFGRVFGKYGLKDNSVQGKVDLNFQIIQPYLFTRTLNGTWSLSLIADKKNFYFVTLVRNKIGLINQFATYTTGFIDWILERSDVNWIEDTIKTGLSITRLKQEEQPQFNSILSFTLQRDKTNDMFSPTEGFFHAASIEESGILQNVLKTIQQSLPFTQYYKVTLFGRWYKDLSRTKFNILAVKLKAGYQDKYGESKLNQNISIPLNRRFFAGGSGSVRGWKNRELGSMLQREIPLGGNFLFEGNTELRINHMRGFGKLWILNLENLWAVYFLDYGNLWNNFKDVNIKDVAIASGVGIRYDTFVGPVRFDFGIRVYDPMEIAGKKWIYQKKFFNETLYNGVLNFGIGHAF